A genomic region of Equus caballus isolate H_3958 breed thoroughbred chromosome 1, TB-T2T, whole genome shotgun sequence contains the following coding sequences:
- the GCNT3 gene encoding beta-1,3-galactosyl-O-glycosyl-glycoprotein beta-1,6-N-acetylglucosaminyltransferase 3, whose product MKMLRWKKTLFRQRCLLALGCYMLLAIVALRFSLRLKCDFNSLGLESRDFQSQRCRDILYKALKLPARRPINCSGIIRGDRTALGEALLDKLDTKKKREPFTDTDYLNMTRDCEHFKAERKFIQFPLSKEELDFPIAYSMVVHEKIENFERLLRAVYAPQNIYCIHVDEKSPETFKEAVKAIISCFPNVFLASKLVRVVYASWSRVQADLNCMEDLLRSSVPWKYFLNTCGTDFPIKTNAEMVLALKMLNGKNSMESEIPTEYKKSRWKYHYEVTDTLHRTSRMKDPPPDNLPMFTGNAYIVASRSFIEHVLENPKSRQLIEWVKDTYSPDEHLWATLQRAPWMPGSVPYHPKFHISDMTAIARLVKWQGHEGNISMGAPYEPCSGIHQRAICIYGTGDLPWILQNHHLLANKFDPKVDDNVLQCLEEYLRYKAVYGTEL is encoded by the coding sequence ATGAAGATGCTTCGGTGGAAGAAGACACTCTTCCGGCAGCGTTGTCTGTTGGCCCTGGGCTGCTATATGCTGCTGGCCATTGTTGCTCTGAGATTTTCTCTCAGATTGAAATGTGACTTTAATTCCCTGGGTCTGGAGTCCAGGGACTTTCAGAGCCAGCGCTGTCGGGATATCTTGTACAAGGCCCTGAAGCTGCCAGCAAGGAGACCCATCAACTGTTCTGGGATCATCCGTGGGGACCGCACAGCATTGGGAGAGGCTCTCCTGGACAAGCTGGACACGAAGAAGAAGCGGGAGCCTTTCACAGACACCGACTACCTCAACATGACCAGAGACTGTGAACACTTTAAGGCCGAAAGGAAGTTCATACAGTTCCCACTGAGCAAGGAAGAGTTAGATTTCCCTATTGCATACTCTATGGTGGTCCATGAGAAGATTGAAAACTTTGAAAGGCTTCTGCGAGCTGTGTATGCCCCTCAGAACATATACTGTATCCACGTGGATGAGAAGTCCCCAGAGACTTTCAAGGAGGCAGTCAAAGCAATTATTTCATGCTTCCCTAATGTCTTCTTGGCCAGTAAGTTGGTTCGGGTGGTTTATGCCTCCTGGTCCAGGGTGCAGGCTGACTTGAACTGCATGGAAGACTTGCTCCGGAGCTCAGTTCCATGGAAATACTTCCTAAATACATGCGGGACAGACTTTCCTATAAAGACCAATGCTGAGATGGTCCTGGCCCTCAAGATGTTGAATGGGAAGAACAGTATGGAGTCAGAGATACCTACTGAGTACAAAAAATCTCGCTGGAAATATCACTATGAAGTGACAGACACACTGCACAGAACCAGCAGAATGAAGGACCCTCCTCCTGACAATTTACCTATGTTCACAGGTAATGCCTATATTGTGGCTTCTCGAAGCTTTATTGAACATGTCTTAGAGAACCCCAAATCACGACAGCTGATTGAATGGGTAAAAGACACCTATAGCCCCGATGAACACCTCTGGGCCACCCTTCAGCGTGCACCATGGATGCCTGGCTCTGTTCCCTATCACCCCAAGTTTCACATCTCAGACATGACTGCCATTGCTAGGCTGGTCAAGTGGCAGGGCCATGAGGGAAACATCAGTATGGGGGCACCTTATGAACCTTGCTCTGGAATCCACCAGCGGGCTATCTGTATTTATGGAACTGGAGACCTGCCTTGGATTCTTCAGAACCATCACCTGTTGGCCAACAAGTTTGACCCAAAGGTGGATGATAATGTTCTTCAGTGCTTAGAAGAGTACTTACGTTATAAGGCTGTCTACGGGACTGAACTCTGA